A window of Paenibacillus polygoni contains these coding sequences:
- a CDS encoding response regulator transcription factor codes for MIRIVIAEDQRMLLGALASLLDLEEDMEVIGRANNGEDVVNLVKEHGPDICIMDIEMPIKSGLDAAEEMKDLDVKIVILTTFARSGYFERALKAGVSGYLLKDSPIEELAQTIRSVMAGRRIYAAELVDEGYGEKNPLTEREKAVLELIADGKNTKEISNELYITTGTVRNYVSVILDKLGVGNRIEAIKHFKEKGWFK; via the coding sequence ATGATTCGTATTGTAATTGCTGAGGATCAGCGGATGCTGCTTGGAGCCCTCGCCTCCTTACTTGATTTAGAAGAAGATATGGAAGTCATTGGACGGGCAAATAACGGTGAAGATGTGGTTAACCTTGTCAAAGAACATGGGCCGGACATCTGTATTATGGATATTGAAATGCCAATCAAAAGCGGACTTGATGCAGCGGAAGAAATGAAGGATCTAGATGTAAAAATCGTGATCCTGACTACGTTTGCTCGCAGCGGCTATTTTGAACGGGCACTGAAGGCGGGCGTCAGCGGATATTTGTTGAAAGACAGTCCGATTGAGGAACTAGCACAAACGATTCGAAGTGTTATGGCGGGAAGAAGAATCTATGCAGCGGAACTTGTTGACGAAGGATATGGGGAAAAAAACCCGCTTACGGAACGAGAGAAAGCCGTACTGGAACTAATCGCTGATGGCAAAAACACGAAAGAAATTTCCAATGAACTATACATCACCACAGGAACGGTAAGAAATTATGTGTCCGTCATTTTAGACAAGCTCGGTGTGGGCAACCGGATTGAAGCTATTAAGCATTTTAAAGAAAAAGGCTGGTTTAAATAA
- a CDS encoding MetQ/NlpA family ABC transporter substrate-binding protein yields the protein MMKSKKNGLKQWFGLAMLTVLMLTLAACGSKSSDGGAQGDSTASQEGEMQQIKVASSLSAMVDMMEAIKPVLEKDGIQLEIVSVSDNIQPNEALKNKEVDANFFQHKVFMEQYNENNDANLVMVTPIYHIIYGGYSKKYNSIEELPEGATIGIPNDPANIGRSLAMFAENGMITLKDGVGMDALQSDITGNPKNYKFKEVDLLMLGRAYDDVDMVTLYPAYASPLGLTPKDAIVTETLDEEFAISLVAREDNKDSEAIQKLAAALTSDEARKFIEENHKDTMIPAF from the coding sequence ATGATGAAGTCAAAAAAGAATGGCCTGAAACAATGGTTTGGACTTGCTATGCTTACGGTACTTATGTTGACTCTAGCTGCTTGTGGTTCTAAGAGCAGTGACGGGGGTGCTCAAGGAGATTCTACTGCTTCTCAAGAAGGGGAGATGCAGCAGATCAAAGTAGCCAGCAGCCTGTCTGCGATGGTCGATATGATGGAAGCGATAAAACCGGTGCTTGAAAAAGACGGGATTCAGCTTGAAATTGTGAGTGTATCCGATAATATTCAGCCTAATGAAGCTCTAAAGAATAAAGAAGTGGATGCGAACTTCTTCCAGCATAAAGTGTTCATGGAGCAATATAACGAAAATAATGATGCAAACCTCGTCATGGTTACACCTATTTATCACATTATTTACGGTGGTTACTCTAAGAAATACAACAGCATTGAGGAGTTACCAGAGGGTGCAACGATTGGAATTCCGAATGATCCAGCCAATATTGGACGTTCCCTTGCGATGTTTGCTGAGAATGGAATGATTACACTGAAGGATGGTGTGGGTATGGATGCTCTTCAGTCGGATATTACGGGCAATCCTAAGAACTATAAGTTTAAAGAAGTAGATCTTCTCATGCTTGGCCGTGCTTATGATGATGTGGATATGGTTACTCTCTATCCTGCCTATGCGTCACCGCTTGGTTTAACACCTAAGGATGCGATCGTCACTGAAACGCTGGATGAGGAATTTGCAATATCGCTGGTTGCACGTGAAGACAACAAAGACTCTGAAGCCATTCAAAAACTGGCAGCTGCACTGACAAGTGATGAAGCTAGAAAATTTATTGAAGAGAATCATAAGGATACAATGATCCCTGCATTTTAA
- a CDS encoding methionine ABC transporter ATP-binding protein, whose translation MISLDHVSKSFGSKKHGERLTVVDHVSLHIEQGSIHGIIGASGAGKSTLLRIMNLLERPEDGQVYIGGQELTRMRERELRQARRKIGMIFQHFNLIENRTVEGNVAIPLELAGVKKAERITRVHEYLRFVGLEDKAKQYPAQLSGGQKQRVAIARALANEPQVLLCDEPTSALDPKTTSGVLEVLRHVNEELKITIVIVTHEVPVVERLCTAVSFMDAGKIVRTLPIQEGALPPDMLAWYEEQEAGDSEG comes from the coding sequence TTGATATCGCTAGACCATGTCAGCAAGAGTTTTGGTTCTAAGAAGCATGGAGAGCGACTGACGGTAGTAGATCATGTTTCGCTACATATCGAACAGGGCAGTATTCATGGCATTATCGGGGCAAGCGGCGCTGGCAAATCAACACTGCTTCGCATCATGAATTTGTTGGAGAGACCCGAAGATGGACAGGTTTATATCGGTGGACAAGAGCTTACGCGGATGAGGGAAAGGGAGCTCAGACAAGCAAGAAGAAAGATCGGAATGATTTTTCAGCACTTTAATCTGATTGAGAACCGCACTGTTGAGGGGAATGTAGCCATTCCTCTTGAGCTTGCCGGTGTGAAAAAGGCGGAACGTATAACTCGGGTACACGAATATTTGCGTTTTGTGGGTCTTGAGGACAAGGCAAAGCAGTATCCTGCGCAGCTTAGCGGGGGACAAAAACAGCGGGTGGCCATTGCAAGAGCACTTGCCAATGAACCTCAGGTACTGCTATGTGATGAACCCACCTCTGCGCTTGATCCGAAGACGACTTCGGGTGTGCTCGAGGTACTTAGACACGTTAATGAAGAATTAAAGATTACGATCGTTATTGTGACGCATGAAGTACCGGTTGTCGAACGTCTGTGTACGGCCGTATCTTTTATGGATGCAGGGAAGATTGTACGGACGCTTCCAATTCAGGAAGGGGCATTACCACCTGATATGCTCGCCTGGTATGAAGAGCAGGAAGCAGGTGACAGCGAAGGATGA
- a CDS encoding methionine ABC transporter permease, with the protein MNFYETYIAKYESEMWEAIGQTFFMVGVSLAAAILIGLPLGTLLYLTRKGQKYENVVLFTILDVIVNIIRSFPFLLLVVFMIPLTRMIVGTALGTTAASIPLAVVAIASYSRLAEQSLLEVPKGVVEAASSMGANLFQFIYKFLYVEARAGLVRGLTLSAVSFISYSTVVGVVGGGGIGDFAIRYGYQRYETELMVFTIVIMIVFVQLIQYLGNLLARTLDKR; encoded by the coding sequence ATGAATTTTTATGAGACATATATAGCGAAGTACGAAAGTGAAATGTGGGAAGCCATCGGACAAACCTTTTTCATGGTTGGCGTCTCCCTGGCGGCTGCGATCCTAATCGGACTTCCGCTGGGAACACTGCTGTACTTAACGCGAAAAGGACAGAAATATGAGAATGTTGTATTATTCACCATACTTGACGTTATCGTAAATATCATTCGTTCATTTCCATTCTTGCTGCTCGTGGTCTTTATGATTCCATTGACTCGAATGATTGTAGGCACCGCTCTAGGTACAACTGCCGCCTCTATTCCGCTTGCTGTTGTAGCTATCGCAAGTTACTCTAGGCTCGCTGAGCAGTCGCTGCTTGAAGTGCCGAAAGGTGTAGTTGAGGCTGCGTCCTCGATGGGAGCAAATCTCTTTCAGTTTATTTATAAATTTTTGTATGTTGAAGCAAGAGCGGGATTAGTACGCGGATTAACGTTGTCTGCGGTCAGCTTTATTTCCTACTCCACGGTTGTCGGTGTCGTTGGGGGCGGAGGAATTGGTGACTTTGCTATCAGATACGGGTATCAGCGGTATGAAACCGAACTTATGGTATTCACCATCGTCATTATGATTGTATTCGTGCAGCTTATTCAGTATTTGGGGAATCTTTTGGCACGTACTCTGGATAAGCGTTAA
- a CDS encoding sensor histidine kinase — MHRWQDVFRKNTGLNPYVWLVCFILPFYFIIGSSSKGYVVFGILAIMLFFASNLLGLVMKGWPVYIWYGLQIAISILMAVIFGFVYFSLFLAFFIGTIQNKAGFITLYTIHLVGTFATINYLLASANLVVITQLPFVLISMIAVILLPVSTYNKNKQDALQGQLEDANKRISELVKQEERQRIARDLHDTLGQKLSLIGLKSELASKMITRNPARAQEEMKDVTLTARTALKEVREMVTQMRGTRFEDELFRIRQILKVADIELLIEGEDNLTGVSLMAENVLGMCLKEAVTNVIKHSEASICEIRIQPDHTELVITVRDNGKGMKDAPERIRGNGLRGMKERLEFVNGSLAITSEEGTKLRIAVPRAVQRQM, encoded by the coding sequence ATGCATCGTTGGCAGGACGTTTTCCGCAAGAATACGGGTCTTAATCCGTATGTATGGTTAGTATGTTTCATCCTCCCTTTTTACTTTATCATCGGCTCCTCTTCCAAAGGATATGTCGTGTTTGGTATCCTGGCGATTATGTTGTTTTTTGCATCTAATTTGCTGGGTCTTGTGATGAAGGGGTGGCCGGTATATATCTGGTATGGGCTGCAGATCGCCATCTCTATTTTAATGGCAGTTATTTTTGGATTTGTTTATTTCTCTTTATTTCTCGCTTTTTTTATTGGTACGATTCAAAATAAAGCCGGCTTTATTACGTTATATACCATTCATTTAGTCGGTACCTTTGCCACTATCAATTATTTGCTGGCGTCCGCTAATCTTGTCGTGATCACACAGCTGCCTTTTGTACTGATTAGTATGATCGCTGTTATTCTATTGCCTGTCAGTACATATAACAAGAATAAACAAGACGCGCTTCAGGGTCAGCTAGAAGATGCGAATAAACGGATATCGGAACTGGTCAAACAGGAAGAAAGACAGCGGATTGCAAGAGATTTACATGATACACTGGGGCAAAAGCTTTCGCTTATTGGTCTCAAGAGTGAACTGGCGAGTAAGATGATCACCCGTAATCCAGCTCGAGCTCAGGAAGAGATGAAGGATGTAACACTAACAGCGAGAACCGCTCTTAAGGAAGTAAGAGAGATGGTCACCCAGATGAGAGGTACCCGGTTTGAAGATGAATTGTTCCGTATTAGGCAGATTCTGAAGGTTGCGGACATCGAGCTCTTGATCGAAGGAGAAGATAATCTGACAGGGGTCTCCCTTATGGCAGAGAACGTGCTGGGTATGTGCCTGAAAGAAGCTGTTACGAATGTCATTAAACATAGTGAAGCAAGTATATGTGAGATTAGAATCCAACCGGATCATACCGAACTTGTTATAACCGTAAGAGATAATGGAAAAGGGATGAAAGACGCGCCTGAACGAATTCGCGGTAACGGACTTCGGGGAATGAAAGAACGGTTGGAATTTGTTAACGGCAGTCTTGCGATCACCTCAGAAGAAGGGACCAAGCTGCGAATTGCAGTGCCCCGGGCCGTTCAGCGTCAAATGTGA